The Thermoanaerobaculia bacterium genome has a segment encoding these proteins:
- the hybB gene encoding Ni/Fe-hydrogenase cytochrome b subunit, with product MSSEARRVGGPLTTRPFLTLAAIFAVAAALILWRLVAGLGATTALSDAYPWGLWIAFDVVTGTALACGGYAMAILVYVLNKGRYHPMVRSAILTSALGYTIAGLSVVLDIGRPWLAWKIPLFFWKWNLHSALLEVALCIMSYMVVLWIELSPAFLERAAEGKGTIAGASRKILPILEKALIWIIALGMLLPTMHQSSLGSLMLLTGPKLHPLWQTPLLPLLFLVSCIAMGFAAVVFESALSSHLFRRRPETEMLAGLARAVIPVLGVFFVLRLADVAWRGQLARAFAFDRYALAFWVETALFVAGLAMLANRSRLRDLGHLFRTAMIIMLGGGLYRFNTYLVAYRPGDDVSYFPSVPEFTITLGLVALEILAYAVIVKSFPILSGAPRAAAER from the coding sequence ATGAGCAGCGAAGCCCGCCGCGTCGGGGGGCCGCTCACGACCCGCCCGTTTCTGACTCTCGCCGCCATCTTCGCGGTCGCCGCCGCGCTCATTCTCTGGCGTCTGGTCGCCGGCCTCGGCGCCACGACCGCCCTGTCCGACGCCTACCCGTGGGGGCTCTGGATCGCCTTCGACGTCGTCACGGGCACCGCCCTCGCCTGCGGCGGCTACGCCATGGCGATCCTCGTCTACGTGCTGAACAAGGGGCGGTACCATCCGATGGTCCGCTCGGCGATCCTGACGAGCGCGCTCGGCTACACGATCGCCGGCCTCTCGGTCGTCCTCGACATCGGGCGGCCGTGGCTCGCGTGGAAGATCCCCCTGTTCTTCTGGAAGTGGAACCTCCACTCCGCGCTCCTCGAAGTCGCGCTCTGCATCATGTCCTACATGGTCGTCCTCTGGATCGAGCTCTCCCCGGCATTCCTCGAGAGGGCCGCGGAAGGAAAGGGGACGATCGCCGGAGCCTCCCGGAAGATCCTGCCGATCCTCGAAAAGGCGCTGATCTGGATCATCGCGCTCGGCATGCTCCTCCCGACGATGCACCAGTCCTCGCTCGGGAGCCTCATGCTCCTGACCGGGCCGAAGCTGCATCCCCTCTGGCAGACGCCGCTCCTGCCGCTCCTCTTCCTCGTGTCGTGCATCGCGATGGGATTCGCGGCGGTCGTCTTCGAGTCGGCGCTCTCCTCTCACCTCTTCCGGCGGCGGCCCGAGACCGAGATGCTCGCCGGCCTCGCCCGCGCCGTGATCCCGGTCCTCGGCGTCTTCTTCGTGCTCCGCCTCGCCGACGTCGCGTGGCGCGGTCAGCTCGCGCGCGCGTTCGCGTTCGATCGCTACGCGCTCGCCTTCTGGGTCGAGACGGCGCTCTTCGTCGCCGGGCTGGCGATGCTCGCCAACCGGTCCCGGCTCCGCGATCTCGGCCATCTCTTCCGCACGGCCATGATCATCATGCTCGGCGGCGGCCTGTATCGCTTCAACACGTACCTGGTGGCCTACCGCCCGGGAGACGACGTTTCGTATTTCCCGAGCGTTCCGGAGTTCACCATCACGCTGGGGCTCGTCGCTCTCGAGATCCTCGCGTATGCGGTCATCGTCAAGTCCTTTCCAATTTTGAGCGGCGCGCCTCGCGCAGCCGCGGAGCGATAG